Genomic DNA from Paenibacillus sp. KS-LC4:
GGAAACCGCGCAGCGTGAGCTGGATAAAGCGCTGAAGGGTAAATAAGCGATGATGAATCGTTTAGGTGAAAATAAACAGCGTACAATGGCTAGTCTTAAGGTTGACGACGGCAAGCCCTGTGACGTTGAAGCCATTCTTTTTGATAAAGATGGAACGATTATTGATTTTGTCTCCATGTGGGGGAATTGGAGCGAGCTGCTGGCGAGCCGTTATACGGCGCGCCTTGCGGCTAAAGGCTTGCATCTGTCCAAAGGGATATTCCCCTCCCTCTGGGGAACCAGCCTGGATGCGGCGGGAAAGGTACGCGCCTATGACCGCAATGGGCCGCTCGCGATGGGGACGATGAATGACTTATATGCGATTGCGGCCTTGCAGGGCTATAAGCTCGGCTTGTCTTGGGGCGAGTCGATGCAGCTAGTGAGGGAAAGCAAGGAAGAGGCCGATTTGGAGCTGAAAAGACGAAAATCTGCTATCCCGCTTGCGGGGGTCGTCCCTTTTATTGAACAGTGCAAAAAGGCAGGACTGAAGCTCGGCATCGTCACGGCTGATGATACCGAGGCGGCGCTTGAGCATTTGGAGTGGATGGGGCTGCTGCCCTATTTCTCCGTTGTTATAGGGGCGGATCTCGTGCCGCGCAGCAAGCCGTATCCCGATATGCTGGAGCTGGCCTGCCAGAGGCTTGATGTTGTCCCTTCGGCAATCGCTGTTATTGGCGATACCGATGGCGATATGCGAATGGGGCAGGCAGCGGGGGCAGCATTATGTATTGGCATAGCGAATCAGGCGGCAAGTATGCTTCCCTCGGCAGATGTCATCATTGCCTCCTATTCGCAGCTTGTTTTGGAGGAAGCTCATACTGAAGGGTGAGTAAATAGTGGGTTATGTATGGCTGGCACTGGCGATAGTGCTTGAGTTATCAGGTACAATATCAATGAAGCTGTCGGCGAGCTTCACGCGCGTGGTGCCGTCGATTGCTATGTTTATTTTTTATGGAAGCAGCTTTACCTGCCTGAACTTTGCCCTGCGTTATATGCATGTGAGCGTTGCGTATGCAGTATGGTCAGGGATAGGCATTACACTCATTACAGGGGCTGGCTATATCTGGTTCGGCGAGCGAATTCCGCTGTCGGCTCTGCTATGGGTCGGAGTGATTGTGATCGGTGTTGTTGGGCTAAATATGAGCATTAGCGCACATGGTGCAGCGGTTAGGGGAAATTAGCGGAGTTAGAGCGGTGAAGCAGCTAAGGCTAAGGAAGCGAAGCGGCAAAAGGAGTTTTTGTGATGAAGAAGGTTAGTTTGTGGTGTGAAACGGATAGGGTGTCAAGCCTCGGCGAGCCGCTGATGTTTTTTCAAGTCATTACGGATACGCATGTAACGGTTGACCCGAATCATGTGCATAATCAGCAATTTGAGCGGGCGCTGCTGGATATTCAGGAACGGGCGACAGCTTCGGGCAGCGCTGGCATTATGCATATCGGTGATATTACAGATCATGGGGCCGAAGCGGAATATGTACAGTTTTCAGCTATTGTCGAGCGTGTGAAGCAAAGCGGCACGCTTCCGCCTGTGCTTTATACGATTGGCAACCATGATACGTGGCTGGATTGGGAGCAAGGGCAGGAGCTTGGAAGCTTTAAGCAATTTACGGGAATGAACAGCGTTTATTATGATCGCTGGATCGCGGGCAGTCATTTTATTTTTCTTGGTTCTGAGGCGCAGGCGGCGAAAAATGCGGAGCTATCCAGCACGCAGCTGGCATGGCTTGGAGAAAAGCTGGAGGAGCACCAGGGGGATGCGCGTCCCGTGTTCCTATTCCTTCATCAGCCGCTGAAAAATACCGTTGCCGGCTCGTTGGAGGAGCAGGAGTGGTACGGCGTGAATCAGGACGAGGAACTGCGCGCGGTGCTGGCCGGCTGGCCGCAGGTGATTCTGTTCACCGGGCACACCCACTGGGAGCTGGGTGCGCCGCATACGGTGTTTGATGGGCAAGGCGAGATCGCGACTATGTTCAACGCAGCGTCCGTCGCGTATTTATGGACGGATGAGGATGAGCATAAGGCCGGAAGCCAAGGTTATTATATTGAAGTCTACGAGCAGGGCGTGCGTGTCCGAGGCCGTGATTTTGCGGCGCGCCAGTGGATGGAAGCCCAGGACTATTTTGTGCATAACGGTCATGCGGATAAAAAAGAAAGCTAGCTCCGCCATTTTTCGTCTTCAATATTGTTCCAAACGATAACGCCTGTCTTATTGATGTAAGCATGCATAGCGGGCGTTTTCATTTTTGAATTTTCACGAAGCTCCACAACAGCCAGCTCTCCCCGGAACGGCTCGGCATTGCTATATGCTGCCGACGGTTTAATCGCATAAGCACCTTGCTGATTGATATAGCCAAAGGATGAGCCCGCTTGAACAGGGGCTAGTCCGTTTGAGAAAGGGCCGCCGGAACTTACGTTCATGGTAGCTCTT
This window encodes:
- a CDS encoding multidrug efflux SMR transporter; translated protein: MGYVWLALAIVLELSGTISMKLSASFTRVVPSIAMFIFYGSSFTCLNFALRYMHVSVAYAVWSGIGITLITGAGYIWFGERIPLSALLWVGVIVIGVVGLNMSISAHGAAVRGN
- a CDS encoding HAD family phosphatase, with the protein product MMNRLGENKQRTMASLKVDDGKPCDVEAILFDKDGTIIDFVSMWGNWSELLASRYTARLAAKGLHLSKGIFPSLWGTSLDAAGKVRAYDRNGPLAMGTMNDLYAIAALQGYKLGLSWGESMQLVRESKEEADLELKRRKSAIPLAGVVPFIEQCKKAGLKLGIVTADDTEAALEHLEWMGLLPYFSVVIGADLVPRSKPYPDMLELACQRLDVVPSAIAVIGDTDGDMRMGQAAGAALCIGIANQAASMLPSADVIIASYSQLVLEEAHTEG
- a CDS encoding metallophosphoesterase, with product MKKVSLWCETDRVSSLGEPLMFFQVITDTHVTVDPNHVHNQQFERALLDIQERATASGSAGIMHIGDITDHGAEAEYVQFSAIVERVKQSGTLPPVLYTIGNHDTWLDWEQGQELGSFKQFTGMNSVYYDRWIAGSHFIFLGSEAQAAKNAELSSTQLAWLGEKLEEHQGDARPVFLFLHQPLKNTVAGSLEEQEWYGVNQDEELRAVLAGWPQVILFTGHTHWELGAPHTVFDGQGEIATMFNAASVAYLWTDEDEHKAGSQGYYIEVYEQGVRVRGRDFAARQWMEAQDYFVHNGHADKKES